Proteins from a genomic interval of Euwallacea fornicatus isolate EFF26 chromosome 1, ASM4011564v1, whole genome shotgun sequence:
- the LOC136341722 gene encoding juvenile hormone esterase-like → MNIATVLVFGVLSFQGVVYCQLSSIVKTLDGNVQGTVHRSVASNKLYYAYRGIPFAKPPVGKLRFRAPLKNDPWKGTLNATQEPESCVQTSGILGLTITGSEDCLYLNVYTPDVKGNFPVMVWIFGGGFTFGDAKYSSYAPDYLLEKGIVFVSLNYRLGVLGFLSTGDFSSPGNWGIKDQILALRWVKKNIRVFGGNPKKITILGQSAGSSSVSYILQTKKSQGLYSSAIMQSGSSLCLWSLTRTARELAFGLGVRLGILTADSKVLVNELRKVDYQRLKRAENDVYYVAIAVDNIFNGLPIGPVIEPEHDDAIFTKKSHELLRTGNFNTVPTIIGLNSNEAKSFLGLFIDLLKPFFTRYDVNIAKLAPYDLTRNTTKRVFAGNAVKQYIFGDEPIVTYPSAKIIQFISYEQFNRPIRETVNLISKHSDVYYYEFGYRGSLGEFENSFTGVGHYEEIFYLFANKANANNDDKLARSRLLELWTNFMKFGKPTPQPVEGVIWEPNSPGNRSNDQVVYLSIGSSLAMKSNPNQKDWEFYRDLYAKYGDPPFSTY, encoded by the exons ATGAATATTGCTACAGTTCTTGTTTTTGGTGTGTTGAGTTTTCAAGGTGTGGTTTATTGTCAACTG agTTCTATTGTTAAAACTCTAGATGGAAATGTGCAAGGCACAGTTCACAGGTCAGTGGCAAGTAACAAGCTTTATTACGCTTATAGAGGAATACCATTCGCCAAACCTCCTGTAGGAAAActccgttttcga GCACCACTTAAAAATGACCCTTGGAAAGGCACTCTAAACGCTACTCAAGAACCTGAATCATGCGTTCAAACTTCAGGTATTTTAGGGTTAACTATCACTGGATCTGAAGATTGTTTGTATTTGAATGTTTACACTCCAGAT GTAAAAGGCAATTTTCCAGTGATGGTGTGGATATTCGGTGGAGGTTTTACATTTGGTGATGCCAAATACAGCTCCTATGCCCCAGACTATTTATTGGAGAAGGGCATAGTGTTTGTTTCGTTAAACTATAGATTAGGTGTGTTAGGATTTTTAAGTACTGGTGATTTTAGTAGCCCAGGAAATTGGGGTATTAAAGACCAAATTCTGGCACTACGGTGGGTCAAAAAAAACATTAGGGTATTTGGAGGAAATCCCAAGAAAATCACCATCTTGGGACAAAGCGCTGGATCATCTTCTGTGTCATACATCCTCCAGACTAAGAAAAGCCAAG GATTGTACAGTTCTGCCATAATGCAAAGTGGATCAAGTCTTTGCTTATGGTCATTAACTAGAACTGCAAGAGAACTAGCTTTTGGTTTAGGGGTTCGACTGGGAATTCTTACAGCTGATAGTAAAGTGTTGGTAAATGAGCTAAGAAAGGTTGATTACCAGAGGTTAAAGCGTGCAGAAAATGACGTTTATTATGTA GCAATTGCAGtggacaatatttttaatggattgCCCATAGGGCCTGTTATTGAGCCTGAACACGACGATGCAATCTTTACAAAGAAGAGTCATGAGCTTTTACGTACAGGCAATTTTAACACTGTACCAACTATCATAGGTTTAAATTCCAACGAGGCCAAGTCATTTTTAGGATTATTTATAG ATTTGTTAAAACCTTTCTTTACTAGATACGATGTGAACATTGCCAAATTGGCTCCTTATGATTTAACCAGGAATACTACTAAGAGAGTTTTTGCAGGAAATGCCGtgaaacaatatatttttggggATGAACCTATTGTTACGTATCCTTCAGCTAAAATTATTCAG TTTATCAGTTATGAGCAATTTAACAGACCAATCAGAGAAACTGTTAACCTGATATCAAAGCATAGCGATGTTTATTACTATGAGTTTGGCTATAGAGGGTCGTTAGGAGagtttgaaaatagttttactG GAGTTGGCCACTACGAggaaatcttttatttatttgcaaataaagCGAATGCAAATAATGACGATAAGTTAGCTAGGAGTCGATTGCTAGAACTATggacaaattttatgaaatttgg AAAACCAACTCCACAACCAGTTGAAGGTGTAATATGGGAACCAAACTCTCCGGGAAATCGGAGCAATGATCAGGTTGTTTATTTAAGTATAGGCTCGTCCTTGGCAATGAAGAGTAATCCGAACCAAAAAGATTGGGAATTCTATCGAGATCTTTATGCGAAATATGGAGATCCTCCGTTTTCTACTTATTGA